The following coding sequences lie in one Glycine soja cultivar W05 chromosome 16, ASM419377v2, whole genome shotgun sequence genomic window:
- the LOC114389368 gene encoding UPF0496 protein At3g19330-like: protein MLECVSFKSSTPTSISSPLPPPSEGNSTEELEEGEGTSATSPNVSREFHRAVEAHSYNEIRSMVQAPPQVHHIDDEDSHHRHVLSQVLQPDSHSVREALAKAKPKSNLTRLVSTYFDHSETASDFCLRLSRSVHRARYLYAPLSDLLSVLPADAPLPSLSQPQCNHAYDLFLQFDREENPFALFRLHRLRDSFSDLKRDIQRDLRKCHSRIRLFRHGAAGCAFCFVAAAAGTVLVASIVAVHAVVGFSALSAAPFCVPRQKKRELARLKQLEVVENGTHVVNDINTIDSLVDRLQTAVEGDKAFVRFALERGRERHPIQEVLKQLRKNQPVLEHLLGDLEQHICFCFYSVNKARYALLKEICSHQTS, encoded by the exons ATGCTGGAATGCGTTTCTTTCAAATCATCGACTCCAACCTCCATCTCTTCTCCGCTTCCTCCTCCTTCTGAAg GGAACTCAACCGAGGAACTTGAAGAAGGAGAAGGCACTTCCGCCACAAGCCCTAACGTCTCACGCGAGTTCCACCGGGCCGTGGAGGCCCACTCCTACAACGAGATCCGGTCCATGGTCCAAGCCCCACCGCAGGTTCACCACATCGACGACGAAGACTCGCACCACCGCCACGTCCTCTCCCAGGTCCTCCAACCCGACTCACACAGCGTCCGCGAAGCCCTCGCCAAAGCGAAACCTAAGAGCAATCTCACTCGCCTCGTCTCCACCTACTTCGACCACAGCGAAACCGCCTCCGACTTCTGCCTCCGCCTCAGCCGCAGCGTTCACCGCGCCCGCTATCTCTACGCACCGCTCTCTGACCTCCTCTCCGTCCTCCCCGCCGACGCGCCTCTGCCGTCGCTCTCGCAACCGCAATGCAACCACGCCTACGACCTCTTCCTCCAATTCGACCGCGAGGAGAATCCTTTCGCGCTCTTCCGCCTCCACCGCCTCCGCGACAGCTTCTCCGACCTCAAGCGCGATATCCAGCGCGACCTCCGCAAGTGCCACTCGCGAATCCGCCTCTTCCGCCACGGCGCCGCGGGCTGCGCCTTCTGCTTCGTCGCCGCCGCTGCCGGCACCGTCCTTGTCGCCTCCATCGTCGCCGTGCATGCTGTAGTAGGGTTTAGCGCCCTCTCCGCGGCACCGTTTTGCGTCCCTCGGCAGAAGAAGAGGGAGCTTGCGAGGCTGAAGCAGCTTGAGGTTGTGGAGAATGGAACTCATGTGGTGAATGATATTAACACCATTGATAGTCTCGTTGATCGGCTTCAAACTGCGGTGGAAGGAGATAAGGCTTTTGTTAGATTTGCTTTGGAGAGGGGAAGGGAGAGACATCCGATTCAGGAAGTACTTAAGCAACTTAGAAAGAACCAACCTGTTTTGGAACATTTGCTTGGGGATCTTGAGCAACATATATGCTTCTGCTTTTATAGTGTTAACAAGGCGAGATATGCGCTCCTCAAAGAGATATGCAGTCATCAAACTTCTTAG